Proteins found in one Crassostrea angulata isolate pt1a10 chromosome 3, ASM2561291v2, whole genome shotgun sequence genomic segment:
- the LOC128175851 gene encoding hillarin-like has product MGTKASVQGSSRTNVKKNGEPREPDEEDVDVPEFPPDEDYPPPKQNSQKKNDIYEPSRYKDVHKHVKNIPAKIDMSFKKLLNYLVQPFRTDMQKLRALFMWLCVQPVTTARYKSLEGYFPEDLAKTPRGFMKLIKEGKASYASLFAVLCRRSGIKCVIIKGVCKSAGYEVGTSDTLKNLRTKWNAVWVNDSWRLIHPLWACQTVVGRSELNDWTANDDEEENTEGWTVQKINEFFFLTDPHDFLYFCFPDDPKWQLLILPYDLRKFVRVPFLQEAYFRLGLRLVTEQSCILNDIDGAVDIGFRVPEDYPIQMNYELFYKRDESDVDLDSRTSLNKYVVMNFEDNIWSFIVRFPVPGVYKLSIFGGHVDRDHVPWIADFRLICKNTRDNCVPFPDAPWIGVGYSYEAQKAGLADPSHKSGIIVMKPHQEIHMTLMMEMFLKMKVQFLHVILSEEELKEKFYFKRIVGRMDIIGKIPQHGDYLIKIFGKPKGTRGELKNICNYLITTEDPRPSGKRRKGWENAREKNLRKDVKEATNVKDIERLKLSIDKFVGAGLEDKGDYSKASTRLEFLEVQQALIEAIQRRNEKILIPAISMANGSGYKKRLTLLIKKAEETLEDLRCLGGFQHPIPDLNKPIIAELMNYVSPPLIVRDIMTATFLLLGETEEELKSWEFIRLLMRTTGRNSLLQRFQRFILTEVPTEVQTKAENMFKKFTEDEVRKTSAGAASFFVWIQKVMTKPDPSPVPTDGQKRKK; this is encoded by the exons ATGGGTACTAAAGCCTCCGTGCAGGGTTCCTCCAGAACCAATGTTAAGAAGAATGGAGAACCCCGGGAGCCGGACGAGGAAGAT GTTGACGTTCCCGAATTTCCACCTGATGAAGACTACCCTCCCCCAAAACAAAACTCACAGAAAAAGAACGACATTTACGAACCTTCGCGGTACAAGGACGTCCATAAGCACGTTAAAAAT ATTCCCGCAAAGATTGATATGTCATTCAAAAAATTGCTGAACTACCTGGTACAACCCTTTAGGACTGATATGCAGAAGTTGCGCGCGCTGTTCATGTGGCTATGCGTGCAGCCCGTCACAACTGCCAGATACAAAAGTTTGGAAGGATATTTCCCTGAAGATCTTGCTAAGACCCCTCGAGGTTTTATGAAGCTCATCAAGGAGGGGAAGGCTTCTTATGCATCCCTGTTTGCCGTTCTGTGCAG AAGATCGGGGATCAAATGCGTAATAATAAAAGGGGTGTGTAAGAGCGCTGGCTATGAGGTAGGGACTTCTGACACACTGAAGAACCTTCGGACCAAGTGGAATGCCGTGTGGGTCAATGACAGCTGGAGGTTAATTCACCCATTGTGGGCGTGTCAGACGGTGGTAGGACGGTCCGAGCTCAACGATTGGACGGCGAACGACGACGAGGAAGAAAACACCGAGGGCTGGACAGTGCAGAAAATCAACGAGTTCTTCTTCCTTACAGACCCACACGATTTTTTGTACTTCTGTTTTCCTGATGACCCAAAATGGCAACTGCTGATCCTACCGTATGATCTGAGGAAGTTTGTCCGCGTTCCGTTTCTTCAAGAAGCGTACTTCAGGCTCGGGCTACGGCTCGTCACAGAACAGAGCTGTATTTTGAACGATATCGATGGAGCTGTGGACATTGGGTTTCGAGTTCCCGAAGATTACCCAATACAAATGAATTATGAACTTTTTTATAAGAGAGACGAGTCCGATGTTGACCTCGACAGCAGGACCTCTCTGAACAAGTATGTTGTGATGAACTTTGAGGACAATATATGGTCTTTTATCGTTAGGTTTCCGGTTCCAGGTGTTTacaaactttcaatttttggcgGCCATGTTGATCGTGATCACGTGCCGTGGATCGCGGACTTCCGACTTATCTGTAAAAATACTCGAGATAACTGTGTTCCCTTTCCCGATGCGCCATGGATTGGAGTGGGCTATTCATACGAGGCCCAAAAGGCGGGACTAGCGGACCCATCCCACAAATCAGGAATCATCGTTATGAAACCTCATCAAGAAATCCACATGACATTAATGATGGAAATGTTTCTTAAGATGAAAGTGcagtttttacatgtcattctGAGTGAAGAAGAGCTAAAGGAAAAGTTTTACTTCAAGAGAATAGTTGGGAGGATGGACATTATCGGGAAAATACCACAGCATGGCGACTATCTCATCAAAATTTTTGGGAAGCCTAAGGGTACAAGGGGAGAGTTGAAGAACATCTGTAACTATCTTATTACCACGGAAGATCCAAGGCCTTCGGGGAAAAGGAGGAAAGGGTGGGAG AATGCCAGAGAAAAGAATCTGAGAAAAGACGTGAAAGAAGCGACCAATGTGAAGGACATTGAGCGACTGAAGCTGAGCATAGATAAGTTTGTGGGCGCCGGTCTGGAGGATAAAGGGGACTACAGCAAGGCCTCGACCAGGCTGGAGTTTCTGGAGGTCCAGCAAG CATTGATAGAGGCAATACAGAGAAGGAACGAAAAAATCCTTATCCCAGCGATCTCGATGGCGAATGGATCGGGATACAAAAAACGTCTgactttattgataaaaaaagcCGAGGAAACTTTGGAGGATTTACGGTGTCTCGGAGGATTCCAACACCCGATTCCAGACCTCAACAAACCAATCATTGCAGAGCTTATGAACTACGTCAGCCCACCATTAATCGTCCGTGACATCATGACTGCAACCTTCCTTCTGCTGGGCGAAACAGAGGAAGAACTAAAG TCCTGGGAGTTCATAAGGCTTCTGATGAGGACAACAGGAAGGAACAGTCTTCTGCAGCGCTTCCAGCGATTTATCCTGACAGAGGTTCCAACAGAGGTACAAACCAAGGCAGAGAATATGTTTAAGAAGTTCACTGAGGACGAAGTAAGGAAAACCAGCGCAGGCGCAGCCTCGTTCTTTGTGTGG attcaaaAAGTGATGACAAAACCCGACCCCAGCCCTGTACCAACAGATGGACAGAAACGGAAAAAGTGA
- the LOC128175849 gene encoding lim and transglutaminase domain protein ltd-1-like, producing the protein MGGGASKTPKQEAPKENSSVQPTQQHADQTEPDQNQGVSVSIRPPSGYEDEPSGSRRDSDTPNSPAEGYRSDRVSGGILDPLQENTKDAANIPVNETGYPPPKPAVNRKSDILRPADIAEGDKRAKQIKPGDANTFEDLAYLLTKGMARDVQQIRAIFSWVVTQNVQEIEFPANVILDSHMDILRRMRDGQSSYTTLFTLLCRAAHIPCVIIHGTAKSAGYEVGQKDLKNLRNLWNAVFINGGWRFVFPLWACRAVKEHAPGDWTLVDSKVNDISERIDIDEDSVSTTSDHYFLTDPEEFIHRCFPDKPDWQLLRTPLTKDEFLDMPFLMPPFFDYKLKLLTKPKCVLNSKDGMCNISIKSPQIEDMLMTYELYYDVRESGSSLPSGVPMDRCVAIMQQKGRIAFSVRFLHPGIYRLDIHGSLIGNALSLLGSFKLVCNKTRDNIKPYPCNPDIGFGPNLITNQSGLLSESHHESLISFNCRRGTEIIFTMSKQMQIQTKLFHQTIDGQQLKEYVSHRKIGNQLCILLAIPQKGEYVLQINNRWMEEPEFQNVCNYLLEAGDGEKKPRNYETPSEKKLRCQLHESLRSKDPAFVKRAIDQFCKSGLEDSGETQQAWDRLVYLKLSKGLRDSINRRNLEALEESVQQAKSSKFSHKLQPLIQKAEEEVADLKKTDKHAHDILEMNLLTVTELRNYKTPKPIVHDVMKATFILLGERQDLLEDWMDVQNLMWKIGKEALMKRIENFDRDSVDEKLVKVAARCLKPYDEDMAHATSAGCGTFYVWANKIVSEYANDEKNEKQHQTSSHYKSSSKREYSATDPYSGDEDEGVDNELDQFSLDGDDSTDPRGRSNHSHGGVNNPDEIRHHEADDGYNS; encoded by the exons ATGGGAGGAGGAGCTAGTAAGACCCCCAAACAGGAGGCGCCCAAAGAAAATAGCAGTGTGCAACCAACACAGCAGCATGCTGACCAAACGGAGCCGGACCAGAACCAAGGTGTGTCCGTCTCCATAAGGCCTCCCTCTGGGTACGAGGACGAACCCTCGGGGTCACGGAGAGATTCTGACACCCCCAATTCTCCGGCGGAGGGATATCGGAGTGATCGGGTCAGCGGGGGCATTCTCGATCCCCTGCAGGAAAACACCAAAGATGCG GCCAATATTCCTGTTAACGAGACTGGCTACCCTCCACCCAAACCAGCTGTCAACCGGAAGTCCGACATTTTGAGACCTGCTGACATCGCGGAAGGTGACAAAAGAGCGAAACAG ATCAAACCTGGAGACGCCAACACATTTGAAGACCTAGCTTACCTCCTGACGAAAGGGATGGCACGTGATGTCCAGCAAATTCGGGCTATCTTCTCCTGGGTCGTTACACAGAATGTTCAAGAGATTGAATTCCCCGCAAACGTTATCCTGGATTCTCACATGGACATACTGAGACGCATGAGAGATGGGCAGTCGTCTTATACCACTCTTTTTACATTACTCTGCCG agCAGCACATATCCCTTGCGTCATAATACACGGAACTGCAAAGAGCGCTGGATATGAAGTTGGTCAGAAGGATTTGAAAAATCTGCGGAACTTGTGGAACGCTGTTTTCATTAATGGCGGGTGGCGTTTTGTGTTTCCATTGTGGGCGTGCCGAGCTGTAAAGGAGCATGCACCTGGAGATTGGACTCTGGTGGACTCAAAGG TGAACGATATAAGTGAGAGAATAGACATTGATGAAGACAGCGTCAGTACCACCAGTGACCACTATTTCCTTACCGACCCAGAGGAGTTCATACACCGCTGCTTTCCAGATAAGCCCGATTGGCAGCTTCTGAGAACGCCCCTCACAAAGGATGAGTTTCTTGACATGCCCTTTCTCATGCCGCCATTCTTTGACTACAAATTAAAACTTCTGACAAAACCCAAGTGTGTTCTGAATTCTAAGGACGGGATGTGTAACATCTCGATAAAGAGTCCTCAAATCGAGGACATGTTGATGACCTATGAACTTTACTATGACGTTAGGGAGTCGGGTTCCTCCTTACCCTCCGGGGTTCCCATGGACAGATGTGTGGCCATTATGCAACAGAAAGGAAGAATCGCTTTTAGTGTTCGATTTCTACATCCGGGGATCTACCGACTCGACATACATGGATCTTTGATAGGAAATGCTTTGTCGTTGTTAGGTTCCTTTAAGCTTGTTTGCAATAAAACCAGAGACAACATCAAACCCTATCCCTGTAATCCGGACATCGGGTTTGGTCCGAACCTTATAACGAACCAGTCAGGCTTATTGTCCGAATCACATCACGAAAGTTTAATTAGCTTTAACTGTAGGAGAGGGActgaaataatatttacaatgtcaAAACAGATGCAAATTCAAACTAAACTGTTTCACCAGACGATAGATGGTCAACAGTTAAAGGAGTATGTTTCTCACAGAAAGATTGGGAACCAGCTCTGTATCTTACTTGCAATCCCACAGAAAGGAGAATATGTACTCCAGATAAACAACAGATGGATGGAAGAGCCTGAATTCCAGAACGTATGTAACTACTTACTGGAGGCAGGGGACGGGGAGAAGAAACCACGGAACTACGAG ACGCCTTCAGAAAAGAAACTAAGATGCCAACTTCACGAGTCCCTGCGCTCTAAGGACCCTGCCTTTGTTAAGCGCGCTATCGACCAGTTTTGTAAGTCTGGTTTAGAGGACAGCGGGGAGACCCAACAGGCCTGGGACAGACTGGTGTACCTGAAGCTCTCAAAAG GTCTGAGAGACAGCATTAATAGAAGAAACTTGGAGGCTCTAGAGGAGAGTGTCCAACAGGCCAAATCCTCTAAGTTCTCCCACAAACTGCAGCCACTGATCCAGAAAGCAGAGGAAGAGGTGGCGGATCTAAAGAAGACGGACAAACACGCTCATGACATTCTAGAAATGAACTTACTCACGGTCACAGAACTCCGCAACTACAAGACTCCCAAACCGATAGTCCATGACGTCATGAAGGCCACTTTTATCCTTCTAGGAGAGAGACAAGACTTGCTCGAG GACTGGATGGATGTTCAGAATCTGATGTGGAAGATTGGAAAAGAAGCTCTGATGAAGAGGATTGAAAACTTTGACAGGGACAGTGTAGATGAAAAATTGGTCAAGGTGGCAGCACGATGTCTGAAGCCTTATGACGAGGACATGGCGCACGCTACCAGCGCTGGATGTGGGACTTTTTACGTCTGG GCAAACAAGATCGTGTCCGAATATGCAAATGATGAGAAAAACGAGAAGCAACATCAAACATCGAGTCACTATAAAAGTAGTTCCAAAAGAGAGTACTCCGCCACCGATCCTTACAGCGGTGACGAAGATGAGGGGGTGGATAACGAACTGGACCAGTTTAGTCTTGACGGGGACGATTCAACAGACCCTCGGGGTCGGTCCAATCACTCCCACGGTGGGGTTAATAACCCGGATGAAATTCGACATCATGAAGCAGATGACGGGTACAATTCTTGA